AGAAAATAGTATTGTCGTCGATCGCGACCGTGCGATTGACATATGAGAAGTTCAACTTGGAATTTTTGTACCCAACGCTCTGCCTGTCTGGAGGAACTTCATAAAGATCACCCTCTCTGCAGCACCAGAGCCCGATTCTGGCGCCGGCAAAGGTCAATTTCCTCTCAAGCTTATTCACTAAGCAGATCCCAATGTCCAGGCCATCGTCAGAAGAAGTCTCTTTATGGTGCTGATTCAGAGAGCTCTTGACGAGCCGATTAAGATGAGTCAGGAGGAGGGCGGGATCCTTGTACCCGACCTTTTCCACCGCTCGATCCAAACTTGCTCCGCTGATCATCGTCATAATTGCGCCAGGGACTCCATGCCCTGTGCAGTCTATTACCGAAAGCAGAAAGCCTTCCGGAACGGTCTCATATTTGTATATATCTCCACCAATCAGATCTTTGGGTTCCCAGATTATGAAGTAATCTCCCACATTGGAGGCCATTTCCTGTTGATTTGGCAGGAAAGCAGTTTGAATGGTTCGGGCATACCGGAGACTGTCCATGATCTCGGTATTTGCTTGCACCAAGCTGAGTTCGATCTCTCTCTTCTCTCTCAAAGAATCGATCATCGAGTTGAACGCATCTGAAAATCCTCCGAGGAAATCGACCCGCTGGCTCAAGTCGCCCATGGCTACTTGCTTTGTTTGCCAGGTTAAATGGCGCAGACTGGCGTGAAGTCGTTTGAATGGCGAAATCAGAAAATTCCTGCGTGGAGGCTCGATCTCCAGAAGCCCCTTAGAAAGAGACGAAAGGAAATCGGAAGCTTCGGAAAATTTCTCGATAAAGTGATTCGTGGTCTCGCAGAGCTCTTTCAGTTCGTCATCCAGGCACTGACCGTTTTGATCAAGAAGTCGCGCGGGGGTACCGTTGAGTAGACTCATGAGTGCTTGCTGCACTGATTTCACTATGGCTGATTGTGCTTGATTCAATTATGACCCTAGCTCTTCAAGTTTACAGAAAACCTGCAGGTTCTTTCCCCTGAGGCCCAGCAGTCTATTTCTCTGACCTCGAATTCCTTGCCTGTATACGTATCCAGTACTCCTGCGATGAATCCTTCATCGTAATCGCAAACCGTTTCGCCCTTCAAAGGGAGTCCCGAACAATCCAAGTCTTCATCAACGGTCAAAACAAATTCCATCTTCTCAAGATCAGCCTTTTCGATTCTGAGAATTCCAATTCTAAGCAGCTTCAGCTTTTCTTGAAGATCGGCAATAAACTCATTGAATTCGAGTTTAACGTTAAGAACACTTTTGCAGAATTCCGAGCCAGCCAACTTGCCGGCCTTTACGAGGATTTGGCTGGCAGCCTGCGGATCATATTCGACAATCAGGACGTCCCTCATAGTGTACTGCATCAGTCTATAGACAGCTACGAGGGTAGTGGGGCCAAGGTTCGGCCTTCCTTGGTCTATGTTACCCAAGTCTTCCCACCGGAAGTGACTGGTTGTCCTGTCTTCTTTGAACATTTGTCTTCTCCTGGGAAAGCAAATTCACATATATTAGTTTGGAAATTCCCTGTTGGTCAAGGATAAACGGCTTTTGGCTTTGTATCGCTACAAGACCTTGTTACGTGGAGAGACTCGCACTCTATGCTCGTGGTCCGGTGAGTAGAATCCCAATGTTTTCATCTGCCGCTTCAGCGAGTCTCTGCTTATTTTTAAAAGGCGAGCTGCCTCGGTCCTTTTGCCGCTGCATTTTTCAAGTGCTTGCTCTATGAGCGACCTCTTCAAATCGTTCGCCATATTGGTCAACGATTCCCGGAGGGGAAACGTCGCAGTCCATGTCCAGTCAGTCTGAGAAACCTCGTCGTGGAATGCTTCATCTTCGACCAAATCGATCTTGAGTTGTCCGCCTCGAGACAATATCAGAGATCTTTCAAGTACGTTTCGCAGCTCGCGAACATTCCCGGGCCAGGAATACCGGCAGAGTTTGCGCATCGCCACTGAATCGATTTCTGGGGTTCTGTCCAACTGCATCTCTGAGGTTAGCTCCTGCATGAGTTTTCGAGCCAGGATCGGGATGTCTTCAATCCTCTGTCTGAGAGGTGGCACAAAGACCGAATACACATTGAGCCTGTGAAAGAGATCAGCCCTGAATCTTCCCTCGGAAATCTCCTTCTCCAGGTCTCTGTTGGTGGCGGCGATCAGGCGTGCGCTTACCCTTATGGTCTTCTCTCCCCCAACTCGACTGAACGTCCTCGTGTCCAAAAAGGTCAGAAGCTTGGCCTGCAAAGAAAGCGGAAGCTCCCCAATCTCGTTAAGTAAAAGAGTTCCCCCCTCGGCAAGTTCCAGCAACCCACGTTTTCGCCTTGTTGCCCCGGTGAACGCACCAGCCTCATGTCCGAACAACTCGGATTCTGCCAATTCACGCGCCAGGGCGGCGCAGTTGATGGTGAAATACGGTCCGTCGGCACGTTTTGAATGCTCATGGATGAAGCGAGCCAAGTGGTCTTTACCGCTACCACTTTCACCTGCGAGGAGCACAGTGCTGTCCGTTTCCGCAACGAGCAAAGCCTTGTCAATGGTTTGGCGCATGGCTTCGGAAGTCGGACGATCCGGGACGATTCGATGCAATCTGGTCTGCACGTCCTTTCTATCTGTAATGTTCCGAAGGATGCCGCACAGCCCGTTGATTCTCCCGGATGCGTTTCGAATGGGCACCTTGATTTCCAGGAACGTGGTGGGTATCCCATTAACCAGTCTCGTCCGCTCTTCTTCTACGGTTTCGCCTCGCAGAACTCTTTCAGCCACTTCTCTGTTATGTCTTCCTGCTTCTTCACCGAAAAGATCCTCATCCGTTAATTCCACGAGATCGGCAGCAGGCTTGCCAAACAGCCTTTCCACTGCTGGATTCACATGCGTGTATTGAAGGCTTGAGTTTTGTACGAAAATGCAATCCTGGGCGGCTTCGAATATGGCCCGAAGTCGCTCTTCACTCTCAGCCAGCGCTGCGGTGCGCTTTTCAACGATGACCTCCAAGTCGGCTCGGTGTCGCTTGATCTCATCCTGAGCAGCCTTCATCTTAAGCAGGGACTCCATGCGAACCTTCAACTCAACCTTGTCAACAGGTTTGGAGATGAAGTCGTTTGCACCAGCTCCCACCGCCTCCAATCGGTCTCGTTTGTTTGTAAGAACGGTGACCATGACGATCGGTATGTCAGAGCAATCCTGGGAGCTCCGAATACGTCGAGTCACTTCAAATCCATCCATTCCGGGCATCATCACGTCCAAGAGTACCAGATCGAAGCTCATATCTAGCATTGCCAAAGCCTCGGTTCCGTTGGAAGCCACCTCGGACGAGTACCCAAGAGACTTCAGCATAGCTTGCAACAGATTTCGGTTGCGCTTCTCGTCGTCTACCACGAGTATATGTTTCCCAATGTTCATTGTTTTCACCGTATGCCATGAGCGAACCGATCGACGACACCTATCCTTCCGAGGTTCTCCTCAAGAGGTCACGAATCACCTGCCTCAACACGCGAAAGTCAAAGGGCTTCGAAATGTAGGCCGCACACCCGGTAGCCAGGCATTCTTCTTCATCAGCAGCCATCGCGCGGGCAGTGACCGCTACTACGGGAATGGCAGCGGTCTCCGGCGACTGCTTGAGAGCTCGGACAGCGGTCAACCCGTCCATCGCGGGGAGTTCGATGTCCATCAGGATCAGATCGGGCTTTTCTATCTTGGCGAGCAACAAACCGTCTTCCGCGTTTCTGGACTGTATTACCCGATGTCCCGATTTCCGTAAGATCGCCGACATCAGATTCAAGTTCCGCTCAACATCCTCAACAGCAAGAATTGTGGAGGGCGTTGAAAGATTATTGGTATGCGAGGATATCGTTTCGTAAACGCCGGGACCGGGCAGAAACGAATTCGGCGTGTTAGACTGTGGCTCAACTATTGGAATCGTGAAATGAAATGCGCTTCCTCGCCCTTCTCCTTCGCTTTCCACCCAGATTCCTCCGCCGTGAAGATTTACCAGACTCTTTGTTAAAGCCAAACCGATACCGGTGCCGGCTTCACTCCTTGTATATGATGAATCCACCTGCTCAAACATCTGGAAAATTCGCTCTCGATCCTCAGCCTTCAAGCCGATTCCGGTGTCTGTCACACTTACGATTACTTCGTCCTCTGTCCTGCGGAGGCCCACTGAAATTGCACCGCCGTCCGGCGTAAACTTGGCAGCGTTAGACAGAAGGTTATACATGATCTGTTTCAGTTTGACCTCGTCCGCCTGAATCTCCAGGTCTTCGAGCCCGCAGTCGACATTAAGGCTGATCGATAGCCCATGTTTCGTGGCTTTTTCTCTAATCATCGTGAGGCTGTGCTCTATCAACTGAACGACCTGCAATTCGGAGGCTTCCAGCTCCATCTTGCCAGCCTCAACTTTTGCCAGGTCCAGAATTCCGTTGATGAGATCGAGCAAATAATGGGCGCTGTCGAGGACATCTCCAAGGTAAAGCGACTGCTCGTCATTGATTTCGCCTGCTGAATGATCCAGCAATAGCTCTGAAAAACCAATGATGGCATTCAAGGGCGTTCGCAGCTCGTGGCTCATATTGGTCAGAAAATCCGTTTTCGCTTGGTTTGCATACTCTGCAATCATACGTGCTTGTATGAGATCAGTGACATCGATGAATGATTCTATCCCTCCAACTATTTCTCCTTGTTCATTTGTCATCATCGAGGCATTTTTAAGCACAGTCAGAACGCGTCCATCCTTTGCTCTGAAGTTGGCTTGTACTTTGACGATATCTTTGCCGAGATTCGGTAGATGAAGTGCACAGTTAGCTTTGCACTGGTCGCCCCAAAAACTGCGACATGTTTTGCCGATTGCTTCTTCTTCGCTATATCCGGTCATTCGACAAAACTCGTTGTTTACTTCTGTGATCTTACCGCCAGAGTCCACAATAAAGATCGCGGTGGCGGCTGTGGCTAGGAGCTGCTGCTGAAGGTCATTTGCTCGTCGCAATTTGTCTTCGGCTCGCTTGCGCTCTGTTATGTTGCGTGCCGTGTATACGGATCCCATGATCGGGCCGTCCTTTATACGTATTGGCGAAATTCGAACGTCGAAAACTCCCCCGAGCCTATCTGCCACCACTTCGGACTGACATTCGCCAGAACTATCAAGCATTTTGGCGTGCGGGCAATTGTCTGGGGAAACCGTTTGGCCATGCACGACCTCACAGCAATTCCGCCCGAGGGCTCGGTCTTGTTCGATTTTGAGAGCCTGACACATGGCGCGGTTCATGCGAACAATCCTGTGTTCCTCATCCAATATCATTGTGCAGTCGGACACCGCATCGAATGTCAGCTCCCACTGTGTTTTAGCTCGGAGGATCTCCTCTTGGGCAGCCGTTTCCGCCGTTATATCCTGATAGGTAGCGATGTGCTGACCACATCCAAGGATGACCGTCCGAAAACTAATCATCTTGTGGGTTCCATCTTTGCATGTGACGACGAAGTTTTTTGGTTCAACCTCGCCCATCCGGCCCTTGCTTAGAGTCTCCCTTCTCCAATCTGAGCAGACTCTGTCTCGATAATTGTTGTCTGGAAAAGCCTTTTCGAACAATGTGTCGATGTCGGAAACGTCATCAGTCGTATAGCCAAATATCTCAGTGAACTTAGGGTTGAAATATTCAAAACTAGTGTCAGGGGCCATGACTGATATGCCAAAAGGAGCGGCCTCGCTTAAGTTCCTAAATCTTGCTTCACTTGCCTTAAGTCTCCGTTCCATCCGGTTCTTGTAGAGAGCCATCTCTATGGCGCTTCGCAGCTCCTTCTCCCCGTAAGGCTTGACAAGGTAACCGAGGGGTTCAGCCTCTCGAGCCCTCGCCAGAAGAGCCTCGTCCGTGAACGCAGTCGCATAGATCACCGGAACATCCAAGACGGTCCGCAAGTGGCACGCTGTTTCAACGCCGTCCATCGGTCCCTCAAGTTTGATATCCATCAACACCAGGTCCGGCGGATCCTTTTCCGCGAGGGCGATTGCTTCCTCGCCAGTACTTACTATCGCTGCAATTTGATAGCCTAACTTTGCAAGGCGATTCCTGAGCAGCATGGAGATCACAGGGTCGTCTTCCACGACAAGTATCTTAGGTCTCGACATGGTTTCAACTCCATCCCTGAACTTCAGCTTGCTTGAATATCATCGAAAATTCGGTGTGTTCGGATGTGTCAAAACGAACCTCGCCTTGAAGCTTCCTCGCGAAGGCAGCCACCAACTCCAGGCCCAATGAACCTGAATTCTCTGGTCGCATTTCCCCCAAAATCCCTATTCCGTCATCTCTGATCACAAGTTCGAATAAATCTCTGTCCAATGATCGAAGGCGTACTTGGACTGTGCCTCCTCCACCTTCAGGAAATCCATGTGTCATGGTGTTGCCTAGGAGTTCTGTAATGATTATGCCTATGGGAATAGCCGTTTCCAGACTGAAGCAGATCTTATCGACATGAATATCGAGAGCGATTTTCGCGGTGGATTCATCACTAAACCCTATCAAGTCGTTCACGAGATCTGTGACATATTCATCAATCCGTATTTGGGCTAGGTTGCCAGATCCGTAAAGCTTTTCGTGAACTAGAGCCATTGCCTTTATCCGAGCATTCGCGCTCCTTAGCACGTCGACCGCTTTTTGTTCGTCAACATGGTCGGCCTGAAGAGTGAACAGCGCCGAGATGACCTGCAAATTGTTCTTCACTCTGTGGTGGATCTCTCTCATTAGCACCTCTTTTTCCTTCAGGGATGCTTTCAACCGTTCTTCCGCTATCTTTCTCTCTGTGATGTCCCTTGCAATAGCCTGAACTCCCGTGATCTGGGCATCTTTCAACAGGAGTTGCACGTTTTGGCCAATCCATATTGTGGTTCCATTTTTGGCAACAATTGGGAACTCGTAGTAAGTCTGAGGAGTTCTTTCGGCCATCTGCGACGAGTACCATTTAATGACCTCTTCAACGTGATCGGGATGAATAAGAAGGTAGTATGGTCGCCCCACAAGCTCTTCAACAGCATATCCGCTCTGGTTAAGGGCGACCGGGTTGAGATAAGTAAACCGCCCCCGGTCGTCAGTGGTATATATACTGTCATTGGCGCTTTCCACGACCCGTCGATATCGTTCTTCGGTCGCGACAAGCTCTCTTTCGACAGCTCTCCGCCTGCTAATTTCGGTTGTCAGCGCGTGGTTGTGCTTCTGCTCAAGAAGGAGTTGTCTCTGTTCAATCGTCAGATCCTCCACGAGCGTCATTACCAGCCTTTCCGTTCCAAGCCTAATCGATCGAAACGTAATACGGCCCCAAATCTCGATGGGTTTGATACCTAAGGCAGCAT
The sequence above is a segment of the Desulfomonile tiedjei DSM 6799 genome. Coding sequences within it:
- a CDS encoding response regulator, producing the protein MSRPKILVVEDDPVISMLLRNRLAKLGYQIAAIVSTGEEAIALAEKDPPDLVLMDIKLEGPMDGVETACHLRTVLDVPVIYATAFTDEALLARAREAEPLGYLVKPYGEKELRSAIEMALYKNRMERRLKASEARFRNLSEAAPFGISVMAPDTSFEYFNPKFTEIFGYTTDDVSDIDTLFEKAFPDNNYRDRVCSDWRRETLSKGRMGEVEPKNFVVTCKDGTHKMISFRTVILGCGQHIATYQDITAETAAQEEILRAKTQWELTFDAVSDCTMILDEEHRIVRMNRAMCQALKIEQDRALGRNCCEVVHGQTVSPDNCPHAKMLDSSGECQSEVVADRLGGVFDVRISPIRIKDGPIMGSVYTARNITERKRAEDKLRRANDLQQQLLATAATAIFIVDSGGKITEVNNEFCRMTGYSEEEAIGKTCRSFWGDQCKANCALHLPNLGKDIVKVQANFRAKDGRVLTVLKNASMMTNEQGEIVGGIESFIDVTDLIQARMIAEYANQAKTDFLTNMSHELRTPLNAIIGFSELLLDHSAGEINDEQSLYLGDVLDSAHYLLDLINGILDLAKVEAGKMELEASELQVVQLIEHSLTMIREKATKHGLSISLNVDCGLEDLEIQADEVKLKQIMYNLLSNAAKFTPDGGAISVGLRRTEDEVIVSVTDTGIGLKAEDRERIFQMFEQVDSSYTRSEAGTGIGLALTKSLVNLHGGGIWVESEGEGRGSAFHFTIPIVEPQSNTPNSFLPGPGVYETISSHTNNLSTPSTILAVEDVERNLNLMSAILRKSGHRVIQSRNAEDGLLLAKIEKPDLILMDIELPAMDGLTAVRALKQSPETAAIPVVAVTARAMAADEEECLATGCAAYISKPFDFRVLRQVIRDLLRRTSEG
- a CDS encoding V4R domain-containing protein, with the translated sequence MFKEDRTTSHFRWEDLGNIDQGRPNLGPTTLVAVYRLMQYTMRDVLIVEYDPQAASQILVKAGKLAGSEFCKSVLNVKLEFNEFIADLQEKLKLLRIGILRIEKADLEKMEFVLTVDEDLDCSGLPLKGETVCDYDEGFIAGVLDTYTGKEFEVREIDCWASGERTCRFSVNLKS
- a CDS encoding sigma-54 dependent transcriptional regulator; amino-acid sequence: MNIGKHILVVDDEKRNRNLLQAMLKSLGYSSEVASNGTEALAMLDMSFDLVLLDVMMPGMDGFEVTRRIRSSQDCSDIPIVMVTVLTNKRDRLEAVGAGANDFISKPVDKVELKVRMESLLKMKAAQDEIKRHRADLEVIVEKRTAALAESEERLRAIFEAAQDCIFVQNSSLQYTHVNPAVERLFGKPAADLVELTDEDLFGEEAGRHNREVAERVLRGETVEEERTRLVNGIPTTFLEIKVPIRNASGRINGLCGILRNITDRKDVQTRLHRIVPDRPTSEAMRQTIDKALLVAETDSTVLLAGESGSGKDHLARFIHEHSKRADGPYFTINCAALARELAESELFGHEAGAFTGATRRKRGLLELAEGGTLLLNEIGELPLSLQAKLLTFLDTRTFSRVGGEKTIRVSARLIAATNRDLEKEISEGRFRADLFHRLNVYSVFVPPLRQRIEDIPILARKLMQELTSEMQLDRTPEIDSVAMRKLCRYSWPGNVRELRNVLERSLILSRGGQLKIDLVEDEAFHDEVSQTDWTWTATFPLRESLTNMANDLKRSLIEQALEKCSGKRTEAARLLKISRDSLKRQMKTLGFYSPDHEHRVRVSPRNKVL
- a CDS encoding sensor histidine kinase — translated: MKEDCRSGEHSEPCSPNRSVGLGISRAFPEADAEIDLVDRSEGSDPSSFPHPHSQNTVTLDLTQLLSSDITESGSFHLGCTIWTTSLGKLLQALPIMAFLIDQSCNIAAANRVCERLGSDYEKIVGKPFASILSDLTESAKAEETVKEVFVTRQQRVLNAALGIKPIEIWGRITFRSIRLGTERLVMTLVEDLTIEQRQLLLEQKHNHALTTEISRRRAVERELVATEERYRRVVESANDSIYTTDDRGRFTYLNPVALNQSGYAVEELVGRPYYLLIHPDHVEEVIKWYSSQMAERTPQTYYEFPIVAKNGTTIWIGQNVQLLLKDAQITGVQAIARDITERKIAEERLKASLKEKEVLMREIHHRVKNNLQVISALFTLQADHVDEQKAVDVLRSANARIKAMALVHEKLYGSGNLAQIRIDEYVTDLVNDLIGFSDESTAKIALDIHVDKICFSLETAIPIGIIITELLGNTMTHGFPEGGGGTVQVRLRSLDRDLFELVIRDDGIGILGEMRPENSGSLGLELVAAFARKLQGEVRFDTSEHTEFSMIFKQAEVQGWS
- a CDS encoding SpoIIE family protein phosphatase encodes the protein MNQAQSAIVKSVQQALMSLLNGTPARLLDQNGQCLDDELKELCETTNHFIEKFSEASDFLSSLSKGLLEIEPPRRNFLISPFKRLHASLRHLTWQTKQVAMGDLSQRVDFLGGFSDAFNSMIDSLREKREIELSLVQANTEIMDSLRYARTIQTAFLPNQQEMASNVGDYFIIWEPKDLIGGDIYKYETVPEGFLLSVIDCTGHGVPGAIMTMISGASLDRAVEKVGYKDPALLLTHLNRLVKSSLNQHHKETSSDDGLDIGICLVNKLERKLTFAGARIGLWCCREGDLYEVPPDRQSVGYKNSKLNFSYVNRTVAIDDNTIFYICTDGILHQTGGPRRLPFGKKRFKRLILDNCQKPFRDQMRDIQEAIETYRGDEPQLDDITLVGFNPFSVPGGQGSGIIRA